The following proteins are co-located in the Diaphorobacter sp. HDW4B genome:
- a CDS encoding fibronectin type III domain-containing protein, protein MKSLKHLSAAAFAGLCLPLSLWMGSASAAELMVNGDFEQNAGAGTQVFTGWQSQSQAGSQGGFYAQQGTMSAITPVTVPAPPQGTFAVMSDQPGPGSHVLYQDITIPAGQSATFTAKVFVQNAVPLAAAPASLDYLGALPNQQVRIDVITTAAALDDVGAGVLTSVFQWPPAGSTGPATTGGSYQNVQTDLSSLAGQTVRLRIAEVDNRQSLFFGVDAVSVQTSGAPIGSLTAPTNLTYVLTGSTAALSFSPVPSAPGQTVTGYTAQCTPQGGGAATSGSGVNPPVNMTGLAAGVAYDCKVAATTSSGTGPYSSNVSFTMPTVGAGTTVIPLPSGGGSAAVTLAGAGGGSTTCTVQTGSFIAAQNASVLPPQGAAAFPFGLLNIRATGCVAGSAVKINVVMPQAIPATAQYWKYGPTPGNTSPHWYAFAGFSFVGNVMTLTIQDGTEGDSDLIADGNITDPGGIMVPTNATASATPVPVGSWEGLLATSLAMWMGVAVVRRKRRMKP, encoded by the coding sequence ATGAAAAGCCTCAAACATTTGAGCGCTGCGGCGTTTGCAGGTCTGTGCTTGCCGTTGTCACTCTGGATGGGCTCGGCCAGCGCGGCCGAACTGATGGTCAACGGTGATTTCGAGCAGAACGCGGGAGCGGGCACGCAAGTCTTCACCGGCTGGCAAAGCCAGTCGCAAGCGGGCTCGCAAGGCGGCTTCTACGCGCAGCAAGGCACGATGAGCGCCATCACGCCAGTGACGGTGCCCGCGCCGCCGCAGGGCACCTTTGCGGTGATGAGCGATCAGCCCGGACCGGGCAGCCATGTGCTGTACCAGGACATCACGATTCCAGCCGGGCAAAGCGCCACGTTCACCGCGAAAGTCTTTGTGCAGAATGCGGTGCCGCTGGCTGCAGCCCCCGCTTCGCTCGACTATCTTGGCGCGCTGCCCAACCAGCAGGTGCGCATCGATGTGATCACCACGGCTGCAGCGCTCGACGATGTGGGTGCGGGTGTGCTGACCAGCGTGTTTCAGTGGCCTCCAGCGGGATCGACCGGCCCGGCCACGACTGGCGGCAGTTATCAGAACGTGCAGACTGACCTCTCGTCATTGGCAGGCCAGACCGTGCGCCTGCGCATCGCGGAAGTGGACAACCGGCAGAGCCTGTTCTTCGGCGTGGATGCCGTCAGCGTGCAGACGAGTGGTGCGCCCATCGGCAGTCTGACTGCGCCGACAAATCTGACCTATGTGTTGACCGGCAGCACGGCCGCATTGAGCTTCTCTCCCGTGCCATCCGCTCCCGGGCAGACCGTGACGGGCTACACCGCACAGTGCACGCCGCAGGGCGGTGGCGCAGCCACCTCCGGCAGTGGTGTGAATCCGCCCGTCAACATGACGGGGCTGGCCGCAGGCGTTGCATACGACTGCAAGGTGGCGGCGACTACGTCCTCTGGAACGGGGCCCTATTCATCGAACGTCAGTTTCACCATGCCTACGGTCGGCGCAGGCACCACGGTGATTCCGCTTCCTTCGGGTGGTGGCAGCGCGGCAGTCACGCTGGCGGGTGCAGGCGGTGGCAGCACGACCTGCACGGTGCAAACAGGCAGCTTCATCGCGGCACAGAATGCATCTGTTCTTCCCCCTCAGGGCGCAGCGGCATTTCCGTTCGGGCTGTTGAACATTCGTGCAACCGGCTGTGTCGCAGGCTCCGCAGTCAAGATCAACGTCGTCATGCCGCAAGCCATTCCGGCTACCGCGCAGTACTGGAAATACGGCCCCACGCCGGGCAACACCAGCCCGCATTGGTATGCGTTCGCGGGATTCAGCTTCGTGGGCAATGTGATGACGCTGACCATCCAGGATGGCACGGAAGGCGATTCTGATTTGATCGCAGATGGCAACATCACCGATCCCGGCGGCATCATGGTGCCGACCAATGCGACAGCTTCCGCCACGCCTGTACCGGTAGGGAGTTGGGAAGGCCTGTTGGCGACATCGCTGGCGATGTGGATGGGCGTGGCCGTGGTGCGCCGCAAGCGACGGATGAAGCCCTGA
- the trpC gene encoding indole-3-glycerol phosphate synthase TrpC, with protein MSDILKQICEVKVEEVAAAKKRMSFEDMRRDAESRVLTRDFVGALKAKIAKNQAAVIAEVKKASPSKGVIREDFIPSDIAQSYAEGNGKVSAACLSVLTDRQFFQGQPDYLKQARASCLLPVLRKDFMVDPYQIYESRAMGADAVLLIAACLDDAQMVEMENIARSLDMAVLVEVHDAEELDRALKLKTPLLGINNRNLRTFEVSLQTTLDLQKRVSADKLLVTESGILGADDVKTMRDAGVHAFLVGEAFMRADEPGDALAKLFS; from the coding sequence ATGTCCGATATCCTCAAGCAAATCTGCGAAGTCAAAGTCGAAGAAGTCGCAGCCGCCAAGAAGCGCATGTCGTTCGAAGACATGCGCCGCGATGCGGAAAGCCGCGTGCTCACGCGTGATTTCGTGGGCGCATTGAAAGCCAAGATCGCCAAGAACCAGGCCGCTGTGATCGCCGAGGTGAAGAAGGCCAGCCCGAGCAAGGGCGTGATCCGCGAAGACTTCATCCCCTCCGACATCGCGCAAAGCTACGCCGAAGGCAATGGCAAGGTGAGCGCTGCTTGCCTGTCCGTGCTGACCGATCGCCAGTTCTTCCAGGGCCAGCCCGACTACCTGAAACAAGCGCGCGCAAGCTGCCTGCTGCCGGTGCTGCGCAAGGACTTCATGGTCGATCCGTACCAGATCTACGAATCGCGTGCGATGGGTGCCGACGCCGTGCTGCTGATCGCCGCCTGCCTCGACGACGCGCAGATGGTGGAGATGGAAAACATCGCCCGCTCGCTCGATATGGCCGTTCTGGTGGAAGTGCACGACGCCGAAGAACTCGACCGCGCACTCAAACTCAAGACGCCGCTGCTTGGCATCAACAACCGCAATCTGCGCACGTTCGAAGTCAGCCTGCAGACCACACTCGACCTGCAAAAACGCGTGTCGGCCGACAAGCTGCTGGTGACCGAATCCGGCATCCTCGGCGCAGACGATGTGAAGACCATGCGCGACGCTGGCGTGCACGCATTCCTGGTGGGCGAAGCCTTCATGCGCGCGGATGAACCGGGCGATGCGCTGGCGAAGCTGTTTTCCTGA
- the trpD gene encoding anthranilate phosphoribosyltransferase: MSITPQEALQRTIEHREIFHDEMLHLMRMIMSGEMSPVMTAAIVTGLRVKKETIGEISAAAEVMREFSNKVHVADKKNLVDIVGTGGDGANTFNISTCSTFVIAAAGGKVSKHGGRSVSSKSGSADVMEALGVNINLKPEQIAQSIADVGIGFMFAPNHHPAMKNVAPVRKELGVRTIFNILGPLTNPAGAPNILMGVFHEDLVGIQVRALQRLGADHAIVVYGRDGLDEISLGAGTVVGELKDGVVREYEIHPEDFGLRMVGTRAFRVETPEESKAMLMGVLQGDNGPARDIVCLNAGAALYAGGAASSIEDGLKKAQAALDSGAALKKLEELVTFTQKFAA; encoded by the coding sequence ATGTCGATCACCCCTCAAGAAGCGCTGCAACGCACCATCGAGCACCGCGAAATCTTCCACGACGAAATGCTGCACCTGATGCGCATGATCATGAGCGGCGAGATGTCGCCCGTGATGACGGCGGCCATCGTCACCGGCCTGCGCGTGAAGAAGGAAACCATCGGCGAGATTTCTGCGGCTGCGGAAGTCATGCGCGAGTTTTCCAACAAGGTGCACGTGGCGGACAAAAAGAACCTGGTCGACATCGTCGGCACGGGCGGCGACGGTGCCAACACCTTCAACATCTCCACCTGCTCGACCTTCGTGATCGCCGCTGCGGGCGGCAAGGTCAGCAAGCACGGCGGTCGCAGCGTGAGCAGCAAATCGGGCAGCGCGGACGTGATGGAAGCGCTCGGCGTGAACATCAACCTCAAGCCCGAGCAGATCGCGCAAAGCATTGCCGATGTCGGCATCGGTTTCATGTTCGCGCCCAACCACCATCCCGCGATGAAGAACGTCGCGCCGGTCCGCAAGGAACTCGGCGTGCGCACCATCTTCAACATTCTTGGCCCGTTGACCAATCCCGCTGGCGCACCCAACATCCTGATGGGCGTGTTCCACGAAGACCTCGTCGGTATCCAGGTGCGTGCCCTGCAGCGTCTGGGCGCGGACCATGCCATCGTGGTCTACGGCCGCGACGGTCTCGACGAGATCAGCCTGGGCGCGGGCACCGTGGTCGGTGAACTGAAAGACGGCGTCGTGCGCGAGTACGAAATCCATCCCGAAGACTTCGGCCTGCGCATGGTCGGAACACGTGCCTTCCGCGTGGAAACGCCCGAAGAATCCAAGGCCATGCTGATGGGCGTGCTCCAAGGCGACAACGGCCCGGCGCGCGACATCGTGTGCCTGAACGCCGGTGCGGCTCTGTACGCAGGCGGCGCGGCCTCTTCGATCGAAGATGGCCTGAAGAAAGCACAAGCGGCGCTCGACAGCGGCGCGGCGCTCAAGAAGCTCGAAGAGCTGGTCACATTCACGCAGAAATTCGCGGCCTGA
- a CDS encoding aminodeoxychorismate/anthranilate synthase component II — MQLLMVDNYDSFTYNIVQYLAELGAEVHVVRNDEATLDDVKALVEREGITRIVISPGPCSPNEAGISVAAIKHFAGKLPVLGVCLGHQAIGAAFGGDIIRAVQQMHGKTSVIKTDQKGVFADLPKEFTVNRYHSLVIDRNTCPDVLEVTATSEDGEIQGVRHKTLAVEGVQFHPESILTEHGHAMLRNFLEQR, encoded by the coding sequence ATCCAGCTGCTGATGGTGGACAACTACGACAGCTTCACCTACAACATCGTGCAGTACCTCGCCGAACTCGGCGCAGAGGTGCACGTGGTGCGCAATGACGAAGCCACGCTCGACGATGTGAAGGCGCTCGTCGAACGCGAAGGCATCACGCGCATCGTGATCTCGCCCGGCCCCTGCTCGCCCAACGAGGCAGGCATTTCGGTCGCCGCCATCAAGCACTTTGCAGGCAAGTTGCCGGTGCTCGGCGTGTGTCTGGGGCATCAGGCGATCGGCGCGGCGTTCGGTGGCGACATCATCCGCGCCGTGCAGCAGATGCACGGCAAGACCAGCGTGATCAAGACCGACCAGAAAGGCGTGTTCGCCGATCTGCCCAAGGAGTTCACGGTCAACCGTTACCACTCGCTGGTCATCGACCGCAACACCTGCCCCGACGTGCTCGAAGTCACCGCCACCAGCGAAGACGGCGAGATCCAGGGCGTGCGCCACAAGACGCTGGCGGTGGAGGGCGTGCAGTTCCACCCGGAAAGCATCCTGACCGAGCACGGCCACGCGATGCTGCGCAATTTTCTTGAGCAACGTTGA
- a CDS encoding chorismate mutase, with protein MARETQRAMDKVKNCETMNEVRAGVNALDDILVPLLVERSGYMTQAAKVKNDENLVFDQDRIDAIIERVRPQAEKHGGNADLIERIYRAMIACYIDYEHDELARLRAAGLKPRTATHSGSNAS; from the coding sequence ATGGCCCGCGAGACACAACGAGCTATGGACAAGGTAAAGAACTGCGAAACGATGAACGAGGTGCGCGCGGGCGTGAATGCGCTGGACGACATCCTCGTGCCGCTGCTCGTGGAGCGCAGCGGCTACATGACGCAGGCGGCCAAGGTGAAGAACGATGAGAACCTGGTGTTCGACCAGGACCGCATCGACGCCATCATCGAACGCGTGCGCCCACAGGCGGAAAAGCACGGCGGCAACGCCGACCTGATCGAGCGCATCTACCGCGCCATGATCGCCTGCTACATCGACTACGAACACGACGAACTCGCGCGCCTGCGCGCAGCGGGGCTCAAGCCTCGCACCGCAACCCATTCCGGGAGCAACGCATCATGA
- the trpE gene encoding anthranilate synthase component I → MITELEFKSLAAEGYNRIPLIAEAFADLETPLSLYLKLSHARGDGTNSFLLESVVGGERFGRYSFIGLPARTLLRASGFGAAAKTEVVTDGQVVETASGNPLDFISEYQKRFKVALSAGLPRFCGGLAGYFGYDAVRYIEKKLENSCPPDTLGCPDILLLQCEELAVIDNLSGKLYLIVYADPSQPEAFSKGKKRLRDLKDQLKYSVSAPVVRATESHTAERSFAKEDYLKAVGEAKELIAAGDFMQVQVGQRIHKRYTESPLSLYRALRSLNPSPYMYYYNFGDFQVVGASPEILVRHEAVPEGQKVTIRPLAGTRPRGATPEKDKATEQELINDPKERAEHVMLIDLARNDIGRIAKTGTVKVTEAFAVERYSHVMHIVSNVEGILNDGMTSMDVLKATFPAGTLTGAPKVHAMEIIDKLEPTKRGIYGGACGYLSYAGDMDLAIAIRTGIVKDGMLYVQAAAGVVADSVPELEWKETEHKARALIRASELVEEGLE, encoded by the coding sequence GTGATTACAGAACTTGAATTCAAAAGCTTGGCCGCTGAAGGCTACAACCGCATTCCTCTGATCGCCGAGGCCTTTGCGGATCTGGAAACTCCTCTCTCCCTGTACCTGAAACTCTCGCATGCACGTGGCGACGGAACGAACAGCTTTCTGCTCGAATCCGTGGTCGGCGGCGAGCGCTTCGGGCGCTACAGCTTCATCGGCCTGCCCGCCCGCACCTTGCTGCGTGCCAGCGGCTTTGGCGCTGCGGCCAAGACCGAAGTCGTCACCGACGGCCAGGTGGTGGAGACCGCATCGGGCAATCCGCTCGATTTCATCTCCGAGTACCAAAAGCGCTTCAAGGTCGCGCTGAGCGCCGGTCTGCCGCGCTTTTGCGGCGGTCTGGCCGGTTACTTCGGCTACGACGCGGTGCGCTACATCGAGAAGAAGCTCGAAAACAGCTGCCCGCCCGACACGCTCGGCTGCCCCGACATCCTGCTGCTGCAATGCGAGGAACTGGCCGTCATCGACAACCTGTCGGGCAAGCTCTACCTGATCGTCTATGCCGATCCGTCGCAGCCCGAAGCGTTCTCCAAGGGCAAGAAGCGTCTGCGCGATCTGAAGGATCAGCTCAAGTACTCGGTGAGCGCTCCCGTGGTTCGCGCCACCGAGAGCCATACCGCCGAGCGCAGCTTCGCCAAGGAGGATTACCTCAAGGCCGTGGGCGAGGCCAAGGAACTGATTGCGGCGGGTGATTTCATGCAGGTGCAGGTCGGCCAGCGCATCCACAAGCGCTACACCGAAAGCCCGCTGTCGCTGTACCGCGCGCTGCGTTCGCTGAACCCGTCGCCGTACATGTACTACTACAACTTCGGCGACTTCCAGGTCGTCGGAGCCAGCCCTGAAATTCTGGTGCGCCACGAAGCCGTGCCCGAAGGCCAGAAGGTCACGATCCGTCCGCTCGCCGGAACCCGCCCGCGCGGTGCCACGCCCGAGAAGGACAAGGCCACCGAGCAGGAACTGATCAACGATCCGAAGGAACGTGCCGAGCACGTGATGCTGATCGATCTGGCGCGCAACGACATTGGCCGCATCGCCAAGACCGGCACCGTCAAGGTGACCGAAGCCTTTGCGGTGGAGCGCTACAGCCACGTGATGCACATCGTGAGCAACGTCGAAGGCATTCTGAACGACGGCATGACCAGCATGGACGTGCTCAAGGCCACATTCCCTGCTGGCACCCTGACCGGCGCACCCAAGGTGCACGCGATGGAGATCATCGACAAGTTGGAGCCGACCAAGCGCGGCATCTACGGCGGTGCCTGCGGTTACCTGAGCTACGCGGGAGACATGGATCTGGCGATTGCGATTCGCACCGGCATCGTCAAGGACGGCATGCTCTACGTGCAGGCCGCAGCCGGTGTGGTGGCCGATTCGGTGCCCGAACTGGAATGGAAGGAAACGGAGCACAAGGCGCGCGCGCTGATTCGTGCGTCCGAGTTGGTGGAAGAAGGACTTGAGTGA
- a CDS encoding chalcone isomerase family protein, with product MTSTTRRAMVIAPLACALTPWMPSAHAATAMEVGGVQFAATQQVQQSTLQLNGAGVRYKAVFKVYAAALYLEKTAQTPAEVFAQNTPKRLIVHMLREIDSSELGKLFSRGMEDNMDKAAFSKVVPGVLRMSQIFSEHKKLQAGEQFMVDWIPGTGTVITVRGQQQGEPFKEPEFFNALMGIWLGPKPADWKLKDGLLGKSA from the coding sequence ATGACTTCCACCACTCGCCGCGCGATGGTCATCGCTCCTTTGGCATGCGCACTCACTCCCTGGATGCCGTCGGCCCATGCCGCCACGGCCATGGAAGTGGGTGGCGTGCAGTTCGCCGCCACCCAGCAGGTCCAGCAAAGCACGCTGCAACTCAACGGCGCGGGCGTGCGCTACAAAGCGGTGTTCAAGGTCTATGCGGCCGCGCTCTATCTGGAAAAGACCGCGCAGACGCCCGCTGAGGTGTTCGCGCAGAACACCCCCAAGCGCCTGATCGTGCACATGCTGCGTGAGATCGATTCGTCCGAACTCGGCAAGCTGTTCTCGCGCGGCATGGAAGACAACATGGACAAGGCCGCGTTCTCCAAGGTGGTGCCGGGCGTGCTGCGCATGAGCCAGATCTTCTCGGAGCACAAGAAGCTGCAGGCGGGCGAGCAGTTCATGGTGGACTGGATTCCCGGTACCGGCACGGTCATCACGGTGCGCGGTCAGCAACAGGGCGAGCCGTTCAAGGAACCCGAATTCTTCAACGCGCTGATGGGCATCTGGCTCGGCCCCAAGCCTGCGGACTGGAAGCTCAAGGACGGATTGCTCGGCAAGAGCGCCTAA
- a CDS encoding methyl-accepting chemotaxis protein: MRLANAKVGVRLAFAFSLILFITLVIAGIGVWRLQELANTTRQLTTTDNDRLRAAVKWHNAVEQNWLRTQTAMLDNDIGNFKSWRDEIRKTANEADVARKNISELVTAGEGISLLREIDVARDGYRKLRESLLERRNGGEDVTEPLERDLKPLADAYIGAITRMEERQSMLYDQTRHEADQKAAQGRIILIAGSVVALLLGIALSILLTRSITRPLQLAAQRAGQIAEGDLTQPIIADGKDEAAQLLQALQHMQDNLSQLVSGVRSNAESVAIASAEISQGNNNLSSRTEQQASALEETAASMEELGSTVRQNADNARQANHLAMNASSVAVQGGNVVAEVVDTMKGINDSSRKIADIIGVIDGIAFQTNILALNAAVEAARAGEQGRGFAVVAGEVRSLAQRSAEAAKEIKSLINASVERVEQGTHLVDKAGETMTEVVNAIRRVTDIMGEISAASSEQSAGVSQVGEAITQMDHATQQNAALVEESAAAADSLKTQAAQLVHAVAVFRIAHEHEHERARAQALPQRKSAALTSDNRTQSLYSTSSATHSIGQRNYSGSATPASPVAASVQRNRERNAAADSHDQWESF, translated from the coding sequence ATGAGACTCGCCAATGCCAAGGTCGGTGTACGGTTGGCCTTTGCCTTCAGCCTGATTCTCTTTATCACGCTGGTGATCGCCGGCATTGGCGTGTGGCGCCTGCAGGAGCTGGCCAACACCACGCGCCAGCTCACCACCACCGACAACGACCGCCTGCGCGCCGCCGTGAAGTGGCACAACGCGGTCGAGCAAAACTGGCTGCGCACGCAGACCGCGATGCTCGACAACGACATCGGCAACTTCAAGAGCTGGCGCGACGAGATCCGCAAGACAGCGAACGAGGCCGACGTGGCGCGCAAGAACATCTCCGAGCTGGTGACTGCCGGAGAAGGCATCAGCCTGCTACGCGAAATCGACGTGGCCCGCGACGGCTACCGCAAGCTGCGCGAATCGCTGCTGGAGCGACGCAATGGCGGCGAAGACGTGACCGAGCCGCTGGAGCGCGACCTCAAGCCGCTGGCCGACGCCTACATCGGCGCCATCACCCGCATGGAAGAGCGCCAGAGCATGCTCTACGACCAGACCCGCCACGAGGCCGACCAGAAGGCCGCACAGGGCCGCATCATCCTGATCGCCGGTTCCGTCGTCGCGCTGCTGCTGGGCATTGCGCTGTCCATTCTGCTGACCCGCTCGATCACCCGCCCCCTGCAACTCGCCGCCCAGCGCGCGGGACAGATCGCGGAGGGCGACCTCACGCAACCCATCATCGCCGACGGCAAGGACGAGGCCGCACAACTGCTGCAGGCGCTGCAGCACATGCAGGACAACCTCTCGCAACTGGTCTCCGGCGTGCGCTCCAACGCCGAGAGCGTGGCCATCGCCAGCGCGGAAATCTCGCAGGGCAACAACAACCTGTCCTCGCGCACCGAACAGCAGGCCAGCGCGCTCGAAGAAACCGCTGCATCGATGGAAGAACTGGGCTCCACCGTGCGCCAGAACGCCGACAACGCCCGCCAGGCCAACCACCTCGCGATGAACGCCAGTTCGGTCGCCGTGCAGGGCGGCAACGTGGTGGCCGAAGTGGTCGACACGATGAAGGGCATCAACGACTCCAGCCGCAAGATCGCCGACATCATCGGCGTGATCGACGGCATTGCCTTCCAGACCAACATCCTCGCGCTCAACGCCGCCGTCGAAGCCGCCCGCGCGGGAGAGCAAGGCCGTGGCTTTGCGGTGGTGGCCGGTGAGGTCCGCAGCCTCGCCCAGCGCAGCGCCGAAGCCGCCAAGGAAATCAAATCCCTCATCAACGCCAGCGTCGAGCGCGTCGAGCAGGGCACGCATCTGGTCGACAAGGCGGGCGAGACCATGACCGAAGTGGTCAACGCGATCCGCCGCGTCACCGACATCATGGGCGAGATCAGCGCCGCCAGCAGCGAGCAGAGCGCAGGCGTGAGCCAGGTCGGCGAAGCCATCACCCAGATGGACCACGCCACACAGCAGAACGCCGCCCTCGTCGAGGAAAGCGCCGCCGCAGCCGACAGCCTCAAGACCCAGGCCGCGCAACTCGTGCACGCCGTCGCCGTGTTCCGCATCGCGCATGAGCACGAGCACGAACGCGCCCGCGCACAGGCCCTGCCGCAACGCAAATCGGCCGCGCTGACATCGGACAACCGCACACAGTCGCTTTACTCGACTTCGAGCGCGACGCACTCCATCGGCCAGCGCAACTACAGCGGCTCGGCCACCCCCGCGTCGCCCGTGGCCGCATCCGTGCAGCGCAACCGCGAACGCAACGCGGCAGCGGACAGCCATGATCAGTGGGAGAGCTTTTGA
- a CDS encoding YegJ family protein, producing the protein MRFSWIYGTAAATALVLTAHGVLAKDISEKAARDEIVNMRDADPAMQKAFDKARKTLPDFLKKAANPADGTDNYALKVGLTDGRNTEYFWMADFEQKGEQFTATLSNTPRLVRKYRGGEQVTFSRGQIVDWLYIDEARGRMMGNFTACALLTKESAKDAAAFKKQYGLSCDD; encoded by the coding sequence ATGCGGTTTTCATGGATCTACGGCACGGCGGCGGCTACGGCACTGGTTTTGACGGCACACGGCGTGCTCGCCAAGGACATCTCGGAGAAAGCGGCCCGCGACGAAATCGTCAACATGAGGGATGCCGATCCGGCGATGCAGAAGGCCTTTGACAAGGCGCGCAAGACGCTGCCGGATTTTCTGAAGAAAGCCGCCAATCCAGCGGATGGCACCGACAACTACGCGCTGAAGGTGGGCCTGACGGACGGGCGCAACACCGAGTATTTCTGGATGGCCGACTTCGAGCAGAAGGGCGAGCAATTCACCGCCACGCTGAGCAACACGCCGCGCCTCGTGCGCAAGTACCGCGGCGGCGAGCAGGTGACGTTCAGCCGTGGGCAGATCGTCGATTGGCTCTACATCGACGAGGCGCGCGGCCGGATGATGGGCAACTTCACCGCCTGCGCCCTGCTGACCAAGGAGTCGGCCAAGGACGCGGCGGCGTTCAAGAAGCAGTACGGGCTGAGTTGCGACGACTGA
- a CDS encoding phosphoglycolate phosphatase, translating into MVAASAPNLLRSCVAVMIDLDGTMVDTLGDFAKSIDGMLLDLKLPALDASHIEHMVGKGSEHLLHSVLTHVLTEAGDSAVAAKVTQLMPEAWERYQWHYERVNGQFSTLYPGVAEGLEALAKAGYPMACLTNKPTAFAYELLKAKGLHGYFSHVFGGDAFERKKPDPMPLVKTCEALGTPPAKTLMVGDSSNDASAARAAGCPVVLVTYGYNHGEPIRAVNADAFVDSLVELTAQ; encoded by the coding sequence ATGGTCGCCGCCTCCGCTCCCAACCTGCTCCGCTCCTGCGTGGCCGTGATGATCGACCTCGACGGAACCATGGTGGACACGCTGGGCGACTTTGCCAAGTCGATTGACGGCATGCTGCTGGATTTGAAGCTGCCCGCGCTGGATGCAAGCCATATCGAGCACATGGTCGGCAAGGGTTCGGAGCATCTGCTGCACTCGGTGCTCACCCATGTGCTGACCGAGGCGGGCGACAGTGCCGTGGCCGCCAAGGTCACGCAGCTCATGCCCGAGGCCTGGGAGCGCTACCAGTGGCATTACGAGCGCGTCAACGGCCAGTTTTCCACGCTGTATCCGGGCGTCGCCGAAGGTCTGGAGGCGCTCGCCAAGGCCGGTTACCCCATGGCCTGCCTGACCAACAAGCCAACGGCATTCGCGTATGAATTGCTCAAGGCCAAGGGTCTGCACGGCTACTTCAGCCATGTGTTCGGCGGCGACGCCTTCGAGCGCAAGAAGCCCGATCCGATGCCGCTGGTGAAGACTTGCGAGGCGTTGGGAACGCCGCCTGCCAAGACGCTGATGGTGGGCGATTCCAGCAACGACGCCAGCGCCGCGCGCGCCGCTGGCTGCCCCGTCGTGCTGGTCACCTACGGCTACAACCACGGCGAGCCGATCCGCGCGGTGAACGCGGATGCGTTTGTCGATTCGCTGGTGGAACTGACGGCGCAGTAA
- the rpe gene encoding ribulose-phosphate 3-epimerase → MTTPTTTPFRIAPSILSADFARLGEEVRDVIAAGADWIHFDVMDNHYVPNLTFGPMICQALKPHAKTAAGVAVPVDVHLMVEPVDALAAAFADAGADYISFHPDASAHVHRSVQAIKSKGVKAGLVFNPAASLDVLDWMIDEIDLILIMSVNPGFGGQSFIDSALRKIEDARKRIDASGKDIRLEVDGGVKVDNIRRVADAGADTFVAGSAIFGKGDYAAEITKMRANLAA, encoded by the coding sequence ATGACCACCCCGACGACCACCCCATTCCGCATCGCCCCCTCCATTCTTTCCGCCGACTTCGCCCGTCTGGGCGAAGAAGTGCGCGACGTGATCGCCGCTGGCGCCGACTGGATCCATTTCGACGTGATGGACAACCATTACGTGCCCAACCTGACCTTTGGTCCGATGATCTGCCAGGCGCTCAAGCCCCACGCCAAGACCGCCGCTGGCGTCGCCGTGCCGGTGGACGTGCACCTGATGGTCGAGCCCGTGGACGCACTCGCCGCCGCGTTTGCCGACGCCGGTGCCGACTACATCAGCTTTCACCCCGACGCATCGGCCCACGTGCACCGCAGCGTGCAGGCCATCAAGTCCAAGGGCGTGAAGGCGGGCCTGGTGTTCAACCCGGCCGCGTCGCTCGACGTGCTGGACTGGATGATCGACGAGATCGACCTCATCCTGATCATGAGCGTCAACCCCGGCTTCGGTGGCCAGAGCTTCATCGACTCGGCCCTGCGCAAGATCGAGGACGCCCGCAAGCGCATCGACGCTTCGGGCAAGGACATCCGCCTCGAAGTGGACGGCGGCGTGAAGGTGGACAACATCCGCCGCGTGGCCGATGCCGGTGCGGACACCTTCGTGGCCGGCAGCGCGATCTTCGGCAAGGGCGACTACGCCGCTGAAATCACCAAGATGCGCGCCAATCTCGCAGCCTGA
- the apaG gene encoding Co2+/Mg2+ efflux protein ApaG has product MPKYQFAVEVFPEYLPDQSEPEREVFGFAYTITVTNTGDVPAQLISRHWIISDARGHTEEVKGLGVVGQQPLLRPGESFQYTSGCRLRTASGTMHGSYFCVAEDGEQFTCPISLFVLEALGSGGHDNSPTHRVLH; this is encoded by the coding sequence ATGCCCAAATACCAATTTGCGGTCGAGGTTTTCCCCGAATACCTGCCCGACCAGTCCGAGCCTGAACGCGAAGTGTTCGGCTTCGCCTATACGATCACCGTGACCAACACGGGCGACGTGCCTGCGCAGCTGATTTCGCGCCACTGGATCATCAGCGACGCACGCGGCCACACCGAAGAGGTCAAGGGCCTCGGCGTCGTCGGCCAGCAGCCGCTGCTGCGTCCGGGCGAATCGTTCCAGTACACCAGCGGCTGCCGTCTGCGCACGGCCTCCGGCACCATGCATGGCAGCTATTTCTGCGTGGCCGAAGATGGCGAGCAGTTCACCTGCCCGATCAGTCTGTTCGTGCTCGAAGCGCTTGGCAGCGGCGGCCACGACAACTCCCCGACCCACCGAGTGCTCCATTGA